From one Culex quinquefasciatus strain JHB chromosome 3, VPISU_Cqui_1.0_pri_paternal, whole genome shotgun sequence genomic stretch:
- the LOC6042852 gene encoding RAB6-interacting golgin, with translation MSKQFVGFSDDDIYKITRQTNGKDAGKNISRPHAVRLGKAKPVVQVATVASAREHVQTNDADSSTATSCVDSSIYPNHPIQQAVAFKPLPAMMHAPEDESILILTNQQQQQQQAMATAGNVLCSIEKPRSGGISTSTPAVVVQESVTPFKGMSLKDFEQQRRLMQEQNRQKRDILQKAIDQHTQKTAAEANKLQDIKSELAKLDSDLASDVAILRKQIDAASLHFSNVEKNYLNIENLFLKAKVDLHQALERKEMLTEHLCTIISHNEERKAKRLSELMEKVGLSVNGDLTTDETFAHSDVSSSQVTSTADYSPRQQ, from the exons ATGTCGAAACAATTTGTGGGCTTTTCCGACGACGACATCTACAAGATCACGCGTCAAACCAACGGAAAGGATGCCG GAAAGAACATTTCGCGCCCACACGCAGTCCGGCTGGGGAAGGCCAAACCGGTGGTCCAGGTGGCAACCGTTGCCAGTGCTAGGGAGCATGTGCAGACCAACGACGCGGACAGCAGCACGGCCACCAGTTGCGTCGACTCGAGCATCTATCCGAACCATCCGATTCAACAGGCGGTCGCGTTCAAGCCACTTCCGGCGATGATGCACGCCCCGGAGGACGAGTCCATTCTGATTCTGACAAaccaacagcagcaacagcaacaagcGATGGCCACCGCGGGGAATGTACTCTGCTCGATTGAGAAGCCAAGGTCGGGTGGAATTTCGACTTCAACGCCGGCGGTGGTCGTGCAGGAATCTGTTACTCCGTTCAAGGGAATGTCGCTGAAGGATTTTGAACAGCAACGGAGGCTGATGCAGGAACAGAACCGGCAGAAGCGGGACATTTTGCAAAAGGCGATTGATCAGCA cactcaaaaaaCGGCAGCTGAAGCGAATAAACTGCAGGACATAAAATCCGAACTGGCCAAGCTGGATTCCGATTTGGCCAGTGATGTCGCCATTCTCCGGAAGCAGATTGACGCCGCAAGTTTGCACTTTTCCAACGTTGA GAAGAACTACCTCAACATCGAAAACCTTTTCCTGAAGGCCAAGGTGGACCTGCACCAGGCCCTCGAACGGAAGGAGATGCTCACGGAGCACCTTTGCACAATCATCTCCCACAACGAGGAACGCAAAGCCAAGCGACTGTCCGAGCTGATGGAGAAGGTGGGACTGTCCGTCAACGGGGATCTCACCACGGACGAGACTTTTGCCCACAGCGACGTGTCCTCGTCGCAGGTCACTTCTACGGCGGACTACTCGCCGAGACAGCAGTGA
- the LOC119768735 gene encoding uncharacterized protein LOC119768735 gives MKLTLVLLLVGLVCAVYAQDAAKDAAKDATDKVKTDVPDVKDAVTTPDPKDAAKGAEDAAGKAKDAAAKAKDDISGAAKKLGEGFKL, from the coding sequence ATGAAACTGACTCTGGTGCTCCTGCTCGTCGGACTCGTGTGCGCCGTGTACGCCCAGGATGCGGCCAAGGACGCCGCCAAGGACGCAACCGATAAGGTCAAAACCGACGTGCCCGATGTGAAGGACGCCGTGACCACGCCGGACCCCAAGGACGCGGCCAAGGGAGCGGAAGATGCGGCCGGAAAGGCAAAGGATGCCGCCGCCAAGGCCAAGGACGACATCTCCGGTGCGGCCAAAAAGCTGGGCGAAGGATTCAAGCTGTGA
- the LOC6042849 gene encoding uncharacterized protein LOC6042849 — MRRKLVDNLRLSCDAQAVKFCGRNSDIKSNFRQYQSSQLRFTNSSMTTSSAIEWDIMTEASNLLALLQRPLEPTFLPKNDGKTVIDVPDDFLTDRYRPIGADLQSRFSNDAEQRIPVRSVSPPDLSFADGIDRRGAFSLFILKHRDAAAALINLFMSQPDVQSLMSVATFCRDRLNPVLFQYGLAVAIQHRPDTKDVNIPSIVSLFPDQFVDPAVFPKLREEGSVVQQANRMVIDIKQNFTASDREEEQRMAYFREDIGVNMHHWHWHLVYPGDGPDSVVKKDRRGELFFYMHSQLIARYNMDRFCNQLASVKNFTNFRETIPEAYFPKMLRSSNNRSYPGRHRNIALQDVNRIDNGTIVQVNDLERWRDRILEAIDQGFVLDNSGNRIPLDEQKGIDVLGDVVEASKLSPNQRLYGSLHNMGHNLIAYIHDPDYRYLEDYGVMGDVTTAMRDPFFYRWHGMIDGIFRRFKDQLTPYPADQLQFPGVTVNSVSVQLARANTPANVLLTYWQKSQVDLASGLDFGPEGNVFASFTHLQHAPFSFRVEVNNDSGAVKQGTLRIWLAPKVDERGTPLTFREQRQYFTEMDTSTVTLNPGVNTIVRRSDQSSVTIPYERTFRAVGTAATPKDENALAQFRFCGCGWPQHMLVPKGAPGPGVQFDIFAMVSDFSQDTVNQEFDPNAPCNDSHSFCGLRDKLYPDKRAMGYPFDRSTPATIATLQDFISPNSNMKTNTVQIKFSNTVIARYLNSSNCCSSRTKTFTMTDKSALLLLLQRPLEPAFLPKDDGKSVLIIPEEYMSDRYRPLTEDIQTRFSGGTEQEVPVRKVAVPDVSWAEVIDRRGAFSLFIEKHRDIAGRLIDLFIAQPDASTLMGVGTALRDRLNPNLFQYAMTVAIQHRPDTKDLPIPSIIQLFPDQFVDPSIFPQLREEGSIVQQEKRTTIDIKPNYTASDREPEQRMAYFREDIGVNMHHWHWHLVYPGGASREVVAKDRRGELFYYMHSQVIARYNIDRFCNRLGRCRPLTNYREAIPEAYFPKMVRSSSNRAYPARAADTFLKDVNRTDNDTVVTVNDLQRWTDRIHQAIDQGFVIDTTGKNIPLDDVKGIDILGDIVEASTLTVNRKLYGSLHNFGHDILAYIHDPEYRYLEDFGVMGDVTTAMRDPVFYRWHSNIDGIFRKFVETLEPYTSRQLGFTGIRVNSINARINRPNAPANVLLTYWQKSQVDLAAGLDFGPRGNVFASFTHLQHAPFTYEIKVTNSSGSPKRGTARIFLAPKVDERGTNLKFNEQRTLYIEMDKFGVNLRPGENTITRKSEQSTVTTPYERTFRRIGTAQTPTTAKDLEAFRFCGCGWPNHMLLPKGAPEGVQFDLYVMISDYTDDSVNLEFDENVDCSDAHSFCGLRDKKYPDKRPMGFPFDRRTPASIATLGQFIGTNTNMASNSVTIRFTNTVIART, encoded by the exons ATGCGTAGAAAACTCGTTGATAACTTGCGGCTAAGTTGCGATGCACAGGCGGTTAAGTTCTGTGGTCGCAATTCGGATATAAAAAGCAACTTTCGTCAGTATCAGTCAAGTCAGTTACGCTTTACAAACTCTTCAATGACGACCTCGAGTGCAATAGAGTGGGATATCATGACGGAGGCATCAAACTTGCTGGCGCTGCTGCAGCGTCCTTTGGAACCCACGTTCCTGCCGAAAAACGACGGCAAAACCGTGATCGATGTTCCGGACGATTTCCTGACCGATCGGTACCGCCCAATCGGAGCGGATCTTCAATCCCGTTTTTCGAACGATGCTGAACAAAGAATTCCGGTCCGAAGTGTTTCCCCACCGGATCTATCGTTTGCCGACGGAATCGATCGCCGTGGTGCGTTCTCGTTGTTCATTCTAAAACATCGGGATGCGGCGGCTGCGTTGATCAACTTGTTCATGAGCCAACCGGATGTGCAGTCGTTGATGAGCGTTGCGACGTTTTGCCGTGATCGTTTGAACCCAGTGTTGTTCCAGTATGGGCTGGCGGTTGCCATTCAGCATCGTCCAGACACCAAGGATGTGAACATTCCCTCGATTGTGTCGCTGTTTCCGGATCAGTTTGTCGATCCGGCGGTGTTTCCGAAGCTTCGTGAAGAAGGGTCGGTGGTTCAACAGGCTAATCGGATGGTAATCGACATCAAGCAAAACTTCACTGCATCTGATCGTGAAGAGGAACAACGAATGGCGTACTTCCGAGAGGACATCGGCGTTAACATGCATCACTGGCATTGGCATTTGGTGTACCCGGGAGATGGTCCAGACAGTGTTGTCAAGAAGGATCGACGTGGAGAGTTGTTCTTCTACATGCACAGTCAGCTGATCGCTCGGTACAACATGGATCGTTTCTGCAATCAGCTGGCCAGTGTAAAGAACTTTACGAACTTTCGTGAAACGATCCCGGAAGCTTACTTCCCGAAGATGCTCCGTAGCTCGAACAACCGGTCGTATCCGGGTAGACATCGTAACATTGCGTTGCAAGACGTGAACCGTATCGACAATGGAACGATCGTGCAAGTGAACGATCTGGAGCGTTGGCGTGATCGTATTCTGGAAGCTATCGATCAAGGATTCGTACTGGATAACAGCGGCAATCGAATCCCGTTGGATGAGCAGAAGGGTATCGATGTCCTGGGAGATGTTGTTGAGGCTTCAAAGCTGTCGCCAAACCAGCGTTTGTACGGAAGTCTGCACAACATGGGACACAACCTGATTGCGTACATCCACGACCCGGACTATCGCTACCTGGAGGACTATGGCGTGATGGGCGACGTCACGACTGCTATGCGTGATCCGTTCTTCTACCGTTGGCACGGAATGATCGATGGAATATTCCGACGTTTTAAGGACCAACTGACCCCCTATCCCGCTGATCAGCTGCAATTCCCCGGCGTGACCGTCAATTCCGTTTCGGTACAGCTCGCCCGAGCCAACACTCCGGCCAACGTCCTGCTGACGTACTGGCAGAAATCTCAAGTTGACCTCGCTTCCGGTCTGGACTTTGGACCCGAGGGTAACGTCTTCGCATCGTTCACGCATCTGCAGCACGCGCCGTTTTCGTTCCGCGTCGAAGTCAACAACGACTCGGGTGCGGTCAAACAAGGAACTCTTCGGATCTGGCTCGCTCCCAAGGTAGACGAACGTGGCACTCCATTGACATTCCGCGAGCAGCGACAGTACTTCACCGAAATGGATACCTCAACCGTGACTT TGAACCCCGGCGTGAACACGATCGTGCGTCGCTCTGATCAATCTAGCGTTACGATCCCGTACGAGCGAACCTTCCGAGCCGTTGGTACCGCTGCCACACCCAAGGATGAGAACGCGCTCGCCCAATTCCGGTTCTGCGGCTGTGGTTGGCCACAGCACATGCTCGTGCCGAAGGGAGCCCCTGGACCCGGTGTCCAGTTTGACATCTTCGCCATGGTTTCGGACTTTAGCCAGGATACCGTAAACCAGGAATTTGATCC TAATGCACCATGCAACGATTCGCACTCGTTCTGTGGCCTGCGGGACAAGCTATACCCGGACAAACGCGCCATGGGCTATCCGTTCGATCGCTCGACGCCGGCGACCATCGCCACCCTGCAGGACTTTATCAGTCCCAACTCGAACATGAAGACCAACACGGTGCAGATCAAGTTCAGCAACACCGTGATTGCTCGA TATCTAAACTCGTCCAACTGCTGTAGTAGTAGAACTAAAACCTTCACCATGACCGACAAAAGCGCTTTGCTATTGTTGCTTCAGCGCCCTCTGGAGCCAGCCTTCTTACCCAAGGACGATGGCAAATCGGTGCTAATCATCCCGGAGGAGTACATGAGTGATCGCTACCGGCCACTAACGGAGGACATTCAGACGCgcttctccggtggaaccgaaCAGGAGGTCCCGGTACGGAAGGTTGCCGTCCCTGATGTTTCGTGGGCCGAGGTGATTGACCGGAGGGGTGCATTCTCTTTGTTTATTGAGAAGCACCGTGACATTGCAGGTCGGTTGATCGACCTGTTCATTGCGCAACCGGATGCAAGCACGCTGATGGGTGTGGGAACTGCCCTTAGGGATCGGCTCAATCCTAACTTGTTTCAGTACGCGATGACGGTTGCGATCCAGCATCGCCCAGATACGAAGGATTTGCCCATTCCGAGCATCATCCAGCTGTTCCCGGACCAGTTTGTGGATCCTTCTATTTTCCCTCAGCTGCGTGAGGAGGGTAGCATTGTGCAGCAGGAAAAGCGAACCACGATTGACATCAAGCCCAACTACACGGCCTCGGACCGTGAGCCGGAACAACGCATGGCGTACTTCCGCGAGGACATTGGCGTCAACATGCACCACTGGCACTGGCATTTGGTGTACCCGGGTGGAGCTTCCCGGGAGGTCGTGGCGAAGGATCGCCGCGGTGAGCTGTTCTACTACATGCACAGCCAGGTGATCGCTCGGTACAACATTGATCGGTTCTGTAATCGTTTGGGGCGCTGTCGTCCGCTTACCAACTACCGGGAAGCGATTCCCGAGGCTTACTTCCCCAAGATGGTGCGCAGTTCGAGCAATCGTGCTTATCCGGCTCGTGCTGCCGATACGTTCCTGAAGGACGTCAACAGAACGGACAACGATACGGTGGTTACGGTGAATGATTTACAGCGGTGGACCGATCGTATTCACCAGGCGATCGATCAAGGATTTGTCATTGAT ACAACTGGCAAAAACATCCCACTGGACGACGTGAAAGGAATTGACATTCTTGGGGACATTGTGGAGGCGTCAACGCTGACGGTCAACCGAAAATTGTACGGAAGTCTGCACAACTTTGGTCACGACATTTTGGCTTACATTCACGATCCGGAGTACCGTTACCTGGAAGACTTTGGAGTAATGGGTGACGTCACGACGGCCATGCGTGATCCCGTGTTCTACCGCTGGCACAGCAACATCGACGGTATCTTCCGCAAGTTCGTGGAGACGTTGGAGCCGTACACCTCGCGACAGCTGGGCTTCACGGGTATTCGAGTCAACAGCATCAACGCACGCATCAACCGGCCAAACGCCCCGGCAAATGTTCTTCTGACTTACTGGCAAAAATCCCAGGTGGATCTGGCCGCCGGGTTGGACTTTGGACCTAGGGGAAACGTGTTTGCTAGCTTCACCCATCTTCAGCATGCTCCGTTTACTTATGAAATCAAAGTTACCAACAGCAGTGGATCGCCGAAGCGGGGAACTGCCCGAATCTTCCTAGCTCCGAAGGTTGACGAACGTGGAACCAACCTGAAGTTCAACGAGCAACGCACGCTGTATATCGAGATGGACAAGTTTGGTGTCAACT TACGCCCTGGCGAGAACACAATCACCCGTAAGTCGGAACAATCAACCGTAACGACCCCGTACGAACGAACCTTCCGTAGGATTGGCACGGCACAGACGCCAACTACGGCCAAGGATCTGGAGGCGTTCCGATTCTGTGGTTGTGGCTGGCCAAACCATATGCTGCTGCCAAAGGGAGCCCCCGAAGGTGTTCAGTTCGATCTGTACGTGATGATTTCGGACTATACTGACGATTCGGTAAACCTGGAGTTTGACGA AAACGTTGACTGCAGCGATGCCCACTCGTTCTGTGGACTTCGGGACAAAAAGTATCCGGACAAGCGCCCGATGGGATTCCCGTTCGATCGTCGGACGCCGGCTAGCATCGCGACGCTGGGCCAGTTTATTGGAACCAACACCAACATGGCGTCCAACTCGGTGACGATCAGGTTCACCAACACCGTCATTGCGAGGACTTGA
- the LOC119768734 gene encoding integumentary mucin C.1-like — protein MTTSTSTIYQGEFTVTPTTTVTSTITSTIPVIVTSTSTVTDTITPPVFTSTGTITPTVTVTPIPSTATSTLTATVTTTSTSTPALVLETITSSVTETTTLFSTTTLTTYPATNTVYITSTILATATSTVTIPAAAFLRTAGFADKLRIKPTKTKRNPGHTKTSIIGSFLN, from the coding sequence ATGACGACCTCGACATCAACCATTTACCAGGGAGAGTTCACCGTCACACCTACGACGACCGTCACATCTACGATCACTTCCACAATACCCGTGATTGTAACATCAACCAGCACAGTTACGGACACAATAACGCCTCCCGTTTTCACAAGCACCGGCACAATCACTCCCACCGTTACGGTAACTCCGATCCCGTCAACGGCGACCTCAACACTGACCGCAACGGTTACGACCACTTCAACGTCTACGCCTGCGTTGGTTCTTGAAACGATAACATCTTCCGTTACCGAAACGACAACGCTGTTTTCGACCACAACTTTAACCACATATCCGGCCACAAACACAGTGTACATCACGTCGACTATTCTGGCCACAGCAACTTCGACTGTCACGATTCCGGCAGCCGCCTTTCTCCGTACTGCTGGATTCGCGGACAAGCTGCGGATCAAACCAACTAAAACCAAGCGCAACCCGGGTCATACAAAAACTTCAATTATTGGGAGCTTTTTGAACTGA
- the LOC119768733 gene encoding mucin-5AC-like, which yields MFCRIGFTVLALLFAGGYSEFLEDELWLDQRYLNPHPEPTENYYNHHHHHHTHTVTTCTSVIPVFKKIPTNVITLPAITNVQVRTDFFVISTQWNTVEMVLTLPQQTNSLLIQDTQFITRTKPVLTGTVIERVTTTEIVTAPIPTYVSVSLLTEFVTTTGTTIETVEGPTPVTTTTITTTSITELCLTISSTRIPTDTLTLNPTTVFETTSSPSTATLWSTDTSFTTLVPVTAITSITGPPFSTTLVPVTNTVSTTITTTSTVQEIAPTPTFVLQTTEISVISVTSTIRKTVASISTLSITATVTNTVTATRTVSCTGAGTTNCNPVVLRTATVWEPVTITTEPLLVIRPTRTSTQDFKLSTKYISPSEQKLLEGLF from the exons ATGTTCTGTAGA ATTGGATTTACTGTACTAGCGCTACTATTTGCGGGTGGTTACAGTGAATTTCTGGAGGATGAACTATGGCTGGATCAAAGATATCTAAATCCACATCCGGAACCGACTGAGAATTACTAcaaccatcatcatcaccaccatACACACACCGTTACAACGTGCACTTCTGTGATtccagttttcaaaaagatcccGACAAATGTAATCACATTGCCAGCGATAACGAATGTTCAAGTTCGAACGGATTTCTTCGTTATATCGACTCAGTGGAATACCGTTGAAATGGTGCTGACGTTGCCCCAGCAGACCAATTCACTCTTGATACAGGACACTCAGTTTATTACCCGAACGAAGCCCGTTTTGACGGGAACTGTAATCGAACGGGTCACCACCACAGAAATAGTAACGGCACCTATTCCAACGTACGTTAGCGTTTCCTTATTAACTGAGTTTGTAACGACTACGGGGACCACAATTGAAACTGTCGAGGGTCCAACACCCGTAACAACTACCACAATCACTACCACCAGCATCACCGAGCTGTGCCTGACCATTTCTTCCACGAGGATCCCAACGGACACTCTAACGCTAAACCCAACGACAGTTTTTGAAACCACGAGCTCCCCTTCAACGGCCACCCTATGGAGTACAGACACTTCCTTCACAACGCTTGTTCCAGTCACAGCAATCACATCAATCACGGGACCACCCTTTTCAACCACGCTGGTTCCGGTCACCAACACCGTTTCGACCACAATCACCACAACTTCAACCGTCCAAGAGATAGCACCAACTCCCACGTTTGTCCTTCAAACCACCGAAATAAGTGTTATTTCCGTTACTTCAACAATCCGTAAAACAGTGGCATCCATCTCCACGCTGTCGATTACAGCAACCGTTACGAACACGGTGACGGCAACACGAACTGTGTCCTGCACCGGTGCTGGAACTACCAACTGTAATCCGGTGGTACTACGAACTGCCACCGTTTGGGAACCTGTGACCATCACCACTGAACCTTTGTTAGTAATTCGGCCGACTAGAACCAGCACACAGGATTTTAAGCTGTCCACCAAGTACATTTCACCCTCGGAGCAGAAGTTGCTGGAAGGATTGTTTTAG